The DNA region GCTCTGATGTCACGTATTGGATTGCAGCCAATCGAGATTCCGTCCGGCGTTGATCTCACCATCGAGCCAGGCCTCGTGAAGGTCAAGGGCCCGAAGGGAGCATTGCAGCAGCGCGTTAGCCCGAACATGCTGATCGATCGCGAGGAGGGCGTTATCCGCGTGAGCCGTCCGAACGACGAGCGCGTCAATCGCCAGCTCCATGGGCTCACTCGTACGCTGATCGCCAACATGGTCCAGGGTGTCACCCAGGGCTATCGCAAGGATCTCGAAATCCAGGGTGTCGGCTATCGCGCCGCGCTGGATGGCAAGACCCTGGTGCTGAACCTCGGCTACTCACACCCGGTTCGGGTTGAGCCGCCGGATGGCATCCAGTTCATTGTCGACACGCCGACTCGCCTGGCGGTGGCCGGAATCGACAAGCAGCTCGTTGGCGAGGAAGCGGCGAAGATCCGCCGCGTGCGTCCGCCGGAACCCTACAAGGGCAAGGGTGTGCGCTACCTCGGGGAGCAGGTGCGTCGCAGGCTGGTAAGGCCGGCAAGGTCGGCAAGTAGGAGTGAGCGCCGCCGCAGGCGGCGAGACGGCACCGGTGATCGGGATAGAATCCGGTTCCCCGAGGTGCCAGAGAGCAGGAAACGATGCGGTATCACTACAAGTCGCAGCTGGATCCCCGTCGGCGGCGGCATCTGCGGGTTCGAGCCAAAGTCTCGGGCACTGGGGAGCGGCCACGGTTGAACGTCTATCGAAGCTCGGCGCACATCTACGCTCAGGTCATTGATGACGTTGCGCGCGTGACGCTCGTGGCGGCGTCGGACACTGAGGCAGATTTCGCTTCGTCCCTCGAGGGCGATACGACCAAGACCGATAAGGCCAAGATCGTCGGCAAGCTGATCGGCGAGCGGGCCAAGGAGGCCGGGATCAATACGGTCGTGTTCGACCGTGGCGGCTATAAGTACCACGGTCGCGTGAAGGCGCTCGCCGATGGCGCGCGCGAAGCCGGCCTCGAGTTCTAGTCGATGCGAGCGGCTTGCGCCGCCGGGATAGGGACAGTCAGGACAGGTACATGGATCGACGACGAGGGGGCCAGTCGCGCGGCGACGAGGCCGGAGAATTTCAGGAGCGCGTCGTTCAGATCAACCGCGTTTCCAAGGTGGTGAAGGGCGGCCGCAGGTTCGCCTTCAGCAGCGTGGTCGTGGTTGGTGATGGCAAGGGGCGCGTTGGTGTCGGCATGGGCAAAGCCGGCGAGGTTCCGGAATCGATTCGCAAGGGCGTTGAGGCGGCCAAGCGCAACATGATTACGGTCCCTCTGGATGGCACTTCCATTCCACATGACGTTGAGGTCAAGTTCGGCGCGTCGCGGGTGCTCCTG from Thermomicrobiales bacterium includes:
- the rpsE gene encoding 30S ribosomal protein S5, which encodes MDRRRGGQSRGDEAGEFQERVVQINRVSKVVKGGRRFAFSSVVVVGDGKGRVGVGMGKAGEVPESIRKGVEAAKRNMITVPLDGTSIPHDVEVKFGASRVLLRPASPGTGVIAGGGVRSVVEAAGIQDVLSKSLGSNNPVNVVQATIKALSELEAVERVAGRRGKSAEALRPRLKEAVEA
- the rplR gene encoding 50S ribosomal protein L18, with the translated sequence MRYHYKSQLDPRRRRHLRVRAKVSGTGERPRLNVYRSSAHIYAQVIDDVARVTLVAASDTEADFASSLEGDTTKTDKAKIVGKLIGERAKEAGINTVVFDRGGYKYHGRVKALADGAREAGLEF